Proteins from a genomic interval of Toxotes jaculatrix isolate fToxJac2 chromosome 5, fToxJac2.pri, whole genome shotgun sequence:
- the b3gnt9 gene encoding UDP-GlcNAc:betaGal beta-1,3-N-acetylglucosaminyltransferase 9 isoform X2, with the protein MLRKMVTMRRILHVKGDVMCTMLLLVLFCLLLYAHQVILSSGWDRPVWKLEIHGSTSSSRTLLGASGPKVGQESQGLPSSPPEPQLPACKPQSKSNPPQAKSKPQVKSKGKSKSRRKNAAPTKSAGNPLPTMPPFDFEGYLREKDNRDFKLLIDQPEKCHIGRAEGEEGGRGHKGSLTAPYMLIAVKSIAADFDKRQVVRRTWGKEGHFQNGVSIRTVFLLGVPRNRTALPLWDRLLTYESQTFRDILLWDFEDTFFNLTLKETHFLKWVNSSCPHVKFIFKGDADVYVNVENILEMLHGQKPDEDLFVGDIIINAKPIRRRSSKYYVPEFMYGGGLYPSYAGGGGFVMSGHTARRLSSACQQVELFPIDDVFLGMCLQLIGVKPSRHQGFRTFGIPRPSAAPHLQTFDPCFYRELMVVHSLSVPQIWLMWNLLHDPKLSCHNSTSPTSWPFKWRERMGDTAGEETDYGEKRVFITH; encoded by the exons ATGCTGAGGAAGATGGTGACGATGAGGAGGATCCTCCACGTCAAGGGAGATGTGATGTGCACCATGCTGCTACTGGTTctgttctgtctgctgctctacGCTCACCAG GTCATCCTGTCCTCTGGGTGGGACAGACCAGTGTGGAAGCTGGAGATCCACGGATCTACCAGCTCCAGTCGGACCCTGCTGGGAGCCAGCGGGCCCAAAGTGGGCCAGGAGTCTCAAGGG CTCCCGTCCAGCcctccagagccacagctgCCTGCCTGTAAGCCCCAGTCCAAATCAAATCCTCCTCAGGCCAAGTCCAAACCTCAGGTCAAATCTAAGGGGAAATCCAAGTCTCGACGGAAGAATGCTGCGCCAACCAAGAGTGCCGGCAATCCCCTGCCCACGATGCCGCCATTTGACTTTGAGGGCTACCTGAGAGAAAAGGACAACAGAGACTTTAAGTTGCTCATAGACCAGCCAGAGAAGTGTCACATCGGacgggcagagggagaggaagggggaagAGGACATAAAGGGTCTCTTACTGCTCCCTATATGCTCATCGCTGTGAAATCTATTGCTGCGGATTTTGATAAGCGTCAG GTGGTACGTCGGACATGGGGCAAGGAGGGACATTTCCAAAACGGTGTGTCCATTCGTACCGTTTTCCTGCTGGGGGTTCCCAGGAATCGGactgctctgcctctgtgggATCGGCTCTTGACCTACGAGAGTCAGACCTTTCGGGACATCCTGCTGTGGGACTTTGAAGACACTTTCTTCAACCTGACGCTGaaggaaacacattttctgaaatggGTTAACAGCAGCTGTCCTCATGTCAA ATTCATCTTCAAGGGCGATGCTGATGTGTATGTGAACGTGGAGAACATATTAGAGATGTTACACGGTCAAAAGCCAGACGAAGATCTGTTTGTTGGTGACATTATCATCAATGCTAAACCCATTCGCCGCCGCAGTTCCAAGTACTACGTGCCAGAGTTTATGTATGGAGGGGGTTTGTACCCCAGTTATGCCGGGGGAGGAGGGTTTGTCATGTCGGGACATACGGCTCGGAGACTCAGCTCTGCATGTCAACAG GTGGAGCTGTTCCCCATCGATGATGTCTTTCTGGGAATGTGCCTCCAGCTGATCGGCGTCAAACCATCGCGCCACCAGGGCTTTCGTACCTTCGGAATTCCCCGACCGTCTGCAGCGCCCCACCTTCAGACGTTCGACCCCTGTTTCTACAGAGAACTCATGGTTGTCCACAGCCTCAGTGTCCCACAGATCTGGCTCATGTGGAACCTCCTGCACGACCCCAAGCTGAGCTGCCACAACAGCACCAGCCCGACGTCCTGGCCCTTTAAGTGGAGGGAGAGAATGGGAGACACGGCTGGAGAAGAGACGGACTACGGTGAGAAGCGGGTGTTTATCACGCATTAG
- the b3gnt9 gene encoding UDP-GlcNAc:betaGal beta-1,3-N-acetylglucosaminyltransferase 9 isoform X1 yields the protein MWTKGQVSLSCFCPKATLQACGKQPGQEEEARSPHFLMKSWRVACKPKSNCQCLQKMLRKMVTMRRILHVKGDVMCTMLLLVLFCLLLYAHQVILSSGWDRPVWKLEIHGSTSSSRTLLGASGPKVGQESQGLPSSPPEPQLPACKPQSKSNPPQAKSKPQVKSKGKSKSRRKNAAPTKSAGNPLPTMPPFDFEGYLREKDNRDFKLLIDQPEKCHIGRAEGEEGGRGHKGSLTAPYMLIAVKSIAADFDKRQVVRRTWGKEGHFQNGVSIRTVFLLGVPRNRTALPLWDRLLTYESQTFRDILLWDFEDTFFNLTLKETHFLKWVNSSCPHVKFIFKGDADVYVNVENILEMLHGQKPDEDLFVGDIIINAKPIRRRSSKYYVPEFMYGGGLYPSYAGGGGFVMSGHTARRLSSACQQVELFPIDDVFLGMCLQLIGVKPSRHQGFRTFGIPRPSAAPHLQTFDPCFYRELMVVHSLSVPQIWLMWNLLHDPKLSCHNSTSPTSWPFKWRERMGDTAGEETDYGEKRVFITH from the exons ATGTGGACAAAGGGACAAGTCAGTCTAAGTTGCTTCTGTCCCAAAGCAACTTTACAGGCCTGTGGTAAACAG CCTGGCCAAGAAGAGGAAGCAAGATCACCACATTTCCTCATGAAATCCTGGAGAGTAGCCTGCAAACCTAAATCTAACTG CCAGTGTCTTCAGAAAATGCTGAGGAAGATGGTGACGATGAGGAGGATCCTCCACGTCAAGGGAGATGTGATGTGCACCATGCTGCTACTGGTTctgttctgtctgctgctctacGCTCACCAG GTCATCCTGTCCTCTGGGTGGGACAGACCAGTGTGGAAGCTGGAGATCCACGGATCTACCAGCTCCAGTCGGACCCTGCTGGGAGCCAGCGGGCCCAAAGTGGGCCAGGAGTCTCAAGGG CTCCCGTCCAGCcctccagagccacagctgCCTGCCTGTAAGCCCCAGTCCAAATCAAATCCTCCTCAGGCCAAGTCCAAACCTCAGGTCAAATCTAAGGGGAAATCCAAGTCTCGACGGAAGAATGCTGCGCCAACCAAGAGTGCCGGCAATCCCCTGCCCACGATGCCGCCATTTGACTTTGAGGGCTACCTGAGAGAAAAGGACAACAGAGACTTTAAGTTGCTCATAGACCAGCCAGAGAAGTGTCACATCGGacgggcagagggagaggaagggggaagAGGACATAAAGGGTCTCTTACTGCTCCCTATATGCTCATCGCTGTGAAATCTATTGCTGCGGATTTTGATAAGCGTCAG GTGGTACGTCGGACATGGGGCAAGGAGGGACATTTCCAAAACGGTGTGTCCATTCGTACCGTTTTCCTGCTGGGGGTTCCCAGGAATCGGactgctctgcctctgtgggATCGGCTCTTGACCTACGAGAGTCAGACCTTTCGGGACATCCTGCTGTGGGACTTTGAAGACACTTTCTTCAACCTGACGCTGaaggaaacacattttctgaaatggGTTAACAGCAGCTGTCCTCATGTCAA ATTCATCTTCAAGGGCGATGCTGATGTGTATGTGAACGTGGAGAACATATTAGAGATGTTACACGGTCAAAAGCCAGACGAAGATCTGTTTGTTGGTGACATTATCATCAATGCTAAACCCATTCGCCGCCGCAGTTCCAAGTACTACGTGCCAGAGTTTATGTATGGAGGGGGTTTGTACCCCAGTTATGCCGGGGGAGGAGGGTTTGTCATGTCGGGACATACGGCTCGGAGACTCAGCTCTGCATGTCAACAG GTGGAGCTGTTCCCCATCGATGATGTCTTTCTGGGAATGTGCCTCCAGCTGATCGGCGTCAAACCATCGCGCCACCAGGGCTTTCGTACCTTCGGAATTCCCCGACCGTCTGCAGCGCCCCACCTTCAGACGTTCGACCCCTGTTTCTACAGAGAACTCATGGTTGTCCACAGCCTCAGTGTCCCACAGATCTGGCTCATGTGGAACCTCCTGCACGACCCCAAGCTGAGCTGCCACAACAGCACCAGCCCGACGTCCTGGCCCTTTAAGTGGAGGGAGAGAATGGGAGACACGGCTGGAGAAGAGACGGACTACGGTGAGAAGCGGGTGTTTATCACGCATTAG